The Salinibaculum sp. SYNS191 genome has a window encoding:
- a CDS encoding ZIP family metal transporter: MSDESETDGGVVRETDARPFGLPRWVSLLLPLVLLAVVLGVFVVGSPLPETGGQPLPDVSITHTTIPDDETVVLHATNNGPDSVTISQVLVDEAYWNFEVRGAGGDRTLAPMESARVVLPYHWNPGWDLEAVLVLSDGATFHHAIVAPSETPGLTLDLLWTLALVGLFVGVIPVALGMLWFPAIRSMSDRWLHAILLFAVGVLGFLAVDAGFEALELAEQVPSAFEGTALVVLGVLGSLLLVQSVSAWRQGRAASGDSRASSGLWIAYLVALGIGLHNLAEGLAIGSSFALGRVSLGAFLVVGFMLHNVTEGPAVVAPVARGERPALGHFAALGVLAGAPVILGGWIGSLAYSPTLGAVFLAIGVGAILQVSWEIAGLVREGNGRLASATNMLAFLAGLAVMYVTDLFVAL, encoded by the coding sequence GTGAGCGACGAATCGGAGACCGACGGCGGCGTCGTCCGGGAGACGGACGCGCGTCCGTTCGGACTCCCCCGGTGGGTGAGTCTCCTGCTCCCGCTGGTCCTGCTCGCGGTCGTCCTCGGCGTCTTCGTCGTCGGCTCGCCGCTGCCGGAGACCGGCGGCCAGCCGCTCCCGGACGTGTCGATTACTCACACGACGATACCGGACGACGAGACAGTGGTGTTACACGCCACGAACAACGGGCCGGACTCGGTTACGATTTCGCAGGTGCTCGTCGACGAGGCGTACTGGAACTTCGAGGTGCGGGGAGCCGGCGGTGACCGGACGCTCGCCCCGATGGAGAGCGCCCGCGTCGTCCTGCCCTACCACTGGAACCCCGGCTGGGACCTGGAAGCCGTGCTCGTCCTCTCCGACGGGGCAACCTTCCACCACGCCATCGTCGCGCCGAGCGAGACGCCCGGGCTGACGCTCGACCTGCTCTGGACGCTCGCGCTGGTCGGCCTGTTCGTGGGCGTCATCCCCGTCGCGCTCGGGATGCTGTGGTTCCCCGCCATCAGGTCGATGAGCGACCGCTGGCTGCACGCCATCCTCCTGTTCGCCGTGGGGGTGCTGGGCTTCCTCGCCGTCGACGCCGGGTTCGAGGCGCTGGAACTCGCCGAGCAGGTCCCGAGTGCCTTCGAGGGCACTGCGCTCGTCGTCCTCGGCGTGCTGGGGTCGCTGCTGCTCGTCCAGTCGGTGAGCGCGTGGCGGCAGGGACGAGCAGCGAGCGGGGACAGTCGTGCAAGCAGCGGGCTCTGGATAGCCTACCTCGTCGCGCTCGGCATCGGCCTGCACAACCTCGCAGAGGGGCTGGCGATCGGGAGTTCATTCGCCCTCGGGCGCGTCTCGCTGGGCGCGTTCCTCGTCGTCGGATTCATGCTGCACAACGTGACCGAGGGCCCCGCCGTCGTCGCGCCGGTCGCACGCGGTGAGCGGCCCGCACTCGGGCACTTCGCGGCACTCGGCGTCCTCGCCGGTGCCCCTGTCATCCTCGGCGGGTGGATCGGCAGCCTGGCGTACTCGCCGACGCTCGGGGCCGTGTTCCTGGCAATCGGCGTCGGCGCGATTCTCCAGGTCTCCTGGGAAATCGCGGGGCTGGTCCGCGAGGGCAACGGCAGGCTGGCGAGCGCGACGAACATGCTCGCCTTCCTCGCCGGTCTCGCCGTCATGTACGTGACCGACCTGTTCGTGGCGCTGTGA
- a CDS encoding glycosyltransferase produces the protein MRVALVAMETSHHRDSEGNERFQRLADGLADAGHEVTVFCSQWWEGEGEVFKPEDIRYHAVTLSDSVGSFCLRLPILLARYGPDVIHARPSPPQQVIAASVGGTLARSPLAVEWFGDEGLGDSRMTRAVAREPQLVITPSEMVRTTVREYGADDESTRIIPESIDFSLVESVDPAEEVDVVYAHPLDESANIESLFLGLAELRDRDWSATIIGDGPQRESYERQASDLRIDDRVSFVGACDRERRLELYRGAHAFVQTAYREYFPTELLWALASGCVGLVEYQAQSSAHELIENYPRSFRVTNPQQLADAIVDAGDYEHLTVDDTWQSYDHDVVLGRYLDTYEELVSDFGFL, from the coding sequence ATGCGCGTCGCCCTCGTCGCTATGGAGACGAGTCACCACCGCGACAGCGAGGGCAACGAGCGGTTCCAGCGTCTCGCGGACGGCCTGGCCGACGCCGGACACGAGGTCACCGTCTTCTGCTCGCAGTGGTGGGAGGGCGAAGGCGAGGTGTTCAAGCCCGAGGACATCCGGTACCACGCCGTCACGCTCTCGGACTCCGTCGGGTCGTTCTGCCTCCGTCTCCCCATCCTGCTCGCTCGCTACGGGCCGGACGTCATCCACGCGCGGCCGTCGCCGCCACAGCAGGTCATTGCCGCCTCCGTCGGCGGCACACTGGCACGCTCGCCGCTGGCCGTGGAGTGGTTCGGTGACGAGGGACTCGGCGACTCGCGGATGACCCGCGCCGTCGCGCGGGAGCCACAACTGGTCATCACCCCCTCGGAGATGGTCCGGACGACCGTTCGAGAGTACGGCGCGGACGACGAGAGCACCCGCATCATCCCCGAGAGCATCGACTTCTCGCTCGTGGAGTCCGTCGACCCCGCCGAGGAGGTGGACGTGGTGTACGCCCACCCGCTGGACGAGAGCGCGAACATCGAGAGCCTCTTTCTCGGCCTCGCGGAACTGCGCGACCGGGACTGGAGCGCGACTATCATCGGCGACGGCCCCCAGCGGGAGTCCTACGAGCGCCAGGCGTCGGACCTGCGCATCGACGACCGTGTGAGTTTCGTCGGGGCCTGCGACCGCGAGCGCCGCCTGGAACTGTATCGCGGGGCCCACGCCTTCGTCCAGACCGCCTACCGCGAGTACTTCCCCACCGAATTGCTGTGGGCGCTCGCCTCTGGCTGTGTCGGCCTCGTCGAGTACCAGGCCCAGTCCAGCGCCCACGAACTCATCGAGAACTATCCCCGGAGCTTCCGGGTCACGAACCCCCAGCAACTTGCCGACGCCATCGTCGACGCCGGCGACTACGAACACCTGACAGTCGACGACACCTGGCAGTCCTACGACCACGACGTGGTGCTCGGCCGGTATCTGGACACGTACGAGGAACTGGTGTCCGACTTCGGGTTCCTGTAG
- a CDS encoding DUF4395 domain-containing protein produces the protein METSTGTEQPRPTAREDGPALVDPRAPRFGQSLTALALVAAIAFQLPVFVYAVAVVLTAAVVSGWRIDLYATLWRHGAMRVLDPPAEREPAAPHRFARVLGAAFTAAATVAFVTGFPLAGYALAATVAALAGLAASTGFCLGCRMYRQVQFVQRLGIV, from the coding sequence ATGGAAACGTCGACAGGGACCGAACAGCCTCGTCCGACCGCGCGGGAGGACGGACCGGCGCTGGTGGACCCGCGCGCCCCGCGGTTCGGCCAGTCGCTGACCGCGCTCGCACTCGTCGCTGCCATCGCATTTCAACTTCCGGTGTTCGTCTACGCCGTCGCCGTCGTCCTGACGGCAGCCGTCGTCTCCGGGTGGCGAATCGACCTCTACGCCACGCTCTGGCGACACGGTGCGATGCGCGTACTCGACCCGCCAGCGGAGCGCGAACCGGCCGCGCCGCATCGCTTCGCTCGCGTTCTGGGCGCGGCGTTCACCGCCGCGGCCACCGTCGCATTCGTCACCGGATTCCCGCTGGCGGGGTACGCGCTGGCCGCCACCGTCGCGGCGCTGGCTGGCCTCGCGGCCTCGACCGGCTTCTGTCTCGGCTGTCGGATGTACCGCCAGGTGCAGTTCGTCCAGCGCCTCGGCATCGTCTGA
- a CDS encoding NADH:flavin oxidoreductase/NADH oxidase: MTADLFTSLSLADAAVPNRVMVSPMCQYACEAEDGLATDWHVQHLNSRAVGGAGIVMAEATAVEPRGRISPQDLGLWSDDHADALADIAAFVRDQGSLPGIQLAHAGRKASKTRPADGSEPLQPGAGGWETIAPSAEPYPYDEEPPATRAMTEEDMEGVVDAFVDAARRADAAGFEIVEVHAAHGYLLHQFLSPVTNDRDDEYGGSFENRTRFPLEVIDAVDEVWPAEKPLFVRISATDWLADRESWTVAQSVRFADRAAERGVDLVDVSGGGLHPDQRLPRTGPGYQVPYAERIGAETEGDVAVGAVGGITTPEHADAVVSNGRADLAIVGREHLRDPYFTLHAAEKLDRLDDVHVPRPIRRGF, encoded by the coding sequence ATGACAGCCGACCTGTTCACGTCGCTATCGCTCGCCGACGCGGCGGTACCGAACCGCGTGATGGTTTCCCCAATGTGTCAGTACGCCTGCGAGGCCGAGGACGGACTCGCGACGGACTGGCACGTCCAGCATCTCAACAGCCGCGCCGTCGGCGGTGCCGGCATCGTGATGGCCGAGGCCACCGCCGTCGAGCCCCGCGGCCGCATCTCGCCGCAGGACCTCGGCCTCTGGAGCGACGACCACGCCGACGCGCTGGCAGACATCGCCGCCTTCGTCCGCGACCAGGGCAGTCTCCCGGGCATTCAACTGGCCCACGCCGGCCGGAAGGCCTCGAAGACCCGGCCCGCCGACGGCTCCGAGCCGCTCCAGCCCGGCGCGGGCGGCTGGGAGACCATCGCCCCGTCGGCCGAGCCCTACCCCTACGACGAGGAGCCGCCGGCGACCCGCGCGATGACCGAGGAGGACATGGAGGGCGTGGTCGATGCCTTCGTCGACGCCGCCCGGCGGGCGGACGCGGCCGGCTTCGAGATTGTCGAGGTCCACGCCGCACACGGCTATCTGCTCCACCAGTTCCTCTCGCCGGTGACCAACGACCGCGACGACGAGTACGGCGGGAGCTTCGAGAACCGGACACGGTTCCCGCTGGAGGTCATCGATGCGGTGGACGAGGTCTGGCCCGCCGAAAAGCCGCTGTTCGTCCGCATCTCGGCGACGGACTGGCTCGCGGACCGGGAGTCCTGGACCGTCGCCCAGTCCGTCCGCTTCGCCGACCGCGCGGCCGAGCGGGGCGTCGACCTCGTGGACGTGAGCGGGGGCGGGCTCCACCCCGACCAGCGACTCCCGCGGACGGGACCGGGCTACCAGGTGCCGTACGCGGAGCGAATCGGCGCGGAGACGGAGGGGGACGTGGCCGTGGGCGCTGTCGGCGGCATCACCACACCCGAACACGCCGACGCGGTGGTCAGCAACGGCCGCGCGGACCTCGCAATCGTCGGTCGGGAGCACCTCAGGGACCCCTACTTCACGCTGCACGCCGCCGAGAAGCTGGACCGGCTGGACGACGTGCACGTCCCCCGGCCGATTCGTCGCGGGTTCTGA
- a CDS encoding DUF7538 family protein has translation MGDHTETELSALGEQEGWGTEGSAARVHYSGASDRYSIEYYLPSDCVVYWKVPPEDHSETAVPVGRATVPTPLRERIREDLAAAGIDPEVEQRTL, from the coding sequence ATGGGCGACCACACCGAAACCGAACTGTCGGCCCTCGGCGAGCAGGAGGGCTGGGGGACAGAGGGGTCGGCCGCCCGCGTCCACTACAGCGGGGCGTCCGACCGCTACAGCATCGAGTACTACCTGCCCAGCGACTGCGTCGTCTACTGGAAAGTCCCGCCGGAGGACCACAGCGAGACGGCGGTCCCCGTGGGGCGGGCGACAGTGCCGACCCCGCTGCGCGAGCGCATCCGCGAGGACCTCGCGGCGGCGGGCATCGACCCCGAGGTCGAGCAGCGGACGCTGTGA
- the folP gene encoding dihydropteroate synthase: MKFHEAANFLFDLRRFAPRPGTDATAALLEHLGNPHEDLDCIQVAGTNGKGSTARMVESTLREAGLSVGLYTSPHLDDVRERVTVDGRKLSEDGLCEFVSDIRGYVTDRAADGEAPTFFETLTVLALWEFGRQDVDVAVLEVGIGGRYDATSVVDPVAGAITSVALEHTDVLGDTVEEIARDKAGIGPADHPLVVGATGEARSVIADEVGETVTVGDGGDVTVSYDGREGLEGAVTITGDGVDLATRLPLLGAHQATNAGIAAVLARQVADVDAETLARGLRNAHWPGRFECMAENPRVVLDGAHNPRGCERLAETLGEFDYDDLHVVVGSMADKDHRGIAAALSEAAHVVACEPDNDRAEDETVVARAFETETDADVETRSDVAGALDIALDAAGEDDFVLVTGSLYTVGEARTRWARTAVPKRVDSIPESRAVIEGAHVTEAGAWRMRGKGVHRVVKTRVQPRQAQYLKEELLSLGGECAISGLNDQDLENLDVVMMATLAQFKRLVDKLSGQPYGLASFGRELQETLGIGVRPETHGYPWEDGTAIMGILNVTPDSFHDGGEYEAEADAVERAEEMVAAGADIVDVGGESTRPGAEPVPVEEEKARVVPVVERLADLDVAISIDTRKAEVARAALDAGADILNDVSGLADPEMRLVAAEYGVPVVVMHSIDTPVDPEREVHYDDVVEDVVEALTERVLLAEKAGLDRSQIIVDPGLGFGKSAAESFELLGRLEEFQGLGCPVLVGHSHKSMFGLVDRDAGERLEPTVAATAVAAEHGADIVRVHDVAANAAAVDVVRAADNPAKFDAE, translated from the coding sequence ATGAAGTTCCACGAGGCGGCAAACTTCCTCTTCGACCTGCGCCGGTTCGCGCCCCGCCCGGGGACCGACGCGACGGCGGCCCTCCTGGAGCATCTCGGGAACCCCCACGAGGACCTGGACTGCATCCAGGTCGCCGGCACCAACGGCAAGGGGTCGACCGCCCGGATGGTCGAGTCGACGCTCCGCGAGGCGGGACTGTCGGTCGGCCTCTACACCTCCCCGCATCTTGACGACGTCCGTGAGCGCGTCACAGTCGACGGCCGCAAACTCTCCGAGGACGGCCTCTGCGAGTTCGTCTCGGACATCCGCGGCTACGTCACCGACCGCGCCGCCGACGGCGAGGCTCCCACCTTCTTCGAGACACTGACCGTGCTCGCGCTCTGGGAGTTCGGCAGACAGGACGTCGACGTGGCCGTCCTCGAAGTCGGCATCGGCGGCCGCTACGACGCCACCAGCGTCGTGGACCCGGTGGCCGGCGCTATCACCAGCGTCGCCCTGGAACACACCGACGTCCTCGGCGACACCGTCGAGGAGATTGCCCGCGACAAGGCCGGCATCGGCCCGGCCGACCACCCGCTGGTCGTCGGCGCGACGGGCGAAGCCCGGTCTGTCATCGCCGACGAGGTGGGCGAGACGGTGACCGTCGGCGACGGCGGCGACGTGACCGTCTCCTACGACGGCCGCGAGGGGCTGGAGGGCGCGGTCACCATCACCGGCGACGGTGTGGACCTCGCGACGCGACTGCCCCTGCTCGGCGCGCACCAGGCGACCAACGCCGGCATCGCGGCGGTTCTCGCCCGGCAGGTCGCGGACGTGGACGCGGAGACGCTGGCGCGGGGCCTGCGCAACGCCCACTGGCCGGGCCGGTTCGAGTGCATGGCCGAGAATCCGCGGGTCGTTCTCGACGGCGCGCACAACCCGCGGGGCTGTGAACGCCTCGCGGAGACGCTCGGCGAGTTCGACTACGACGACCTGCACGTCGTCGTGGGGTCGATGGCGGACAAGGACCACCGCGGCATCGCGGCAGCCCTGTCCGAGGCCGCCCACGTCGTCGCCTGCGAACCTGACAACGACAGGGCCGAGGACGAGACGGTCGTCGCGCGCGCGTTCGAGACCGAGACCGACGCGGACGTCGAGACGCGCTCGGACGTGGCCGGGGCGCTCGACATCGCGCTCGACGCCGCCGGCGAGGACGACTTCGTGCTCGTCACCGGGTCGCTGTACACCGTCGGCGAGGCCCGCACACGGTGGGCGCGCACCGCCGTCCCGAAACGCGTCGACTCCATCCCCGAATCCCGCGCCGTCATCGAGGGCGCACACGTCACGGAGGCGGGTGCCTGGCGGATGCGCGGCAAGGGCGTCCACCGCGTCGTGAAGACCCGCGTCCAGCCACGACAGGCCCAGTACCTCAAGGAAGAACTGCTGTCGCTGGGCGGGGAGTGTGCCATCTCCGGGCTGAACGACCAGGACCTGGAGAACCTCGACGTCGTGATGATGGCGACGCTGGCGCAGTTCAAGCGACTCGTAGACAAACTCTCGGGGCAACCCTACGGCCTCGCGTCCTTCGGCCGCGAACTGCAGGAGACTCTCGGCATCGGCGTCCGGCCGGAGACCCACGGCTACCCCTGGGAGGACGGTACCGCAATCATGGGCATCCTGAACGTCACGCCCGACAGCTTCCACGACGGCGGCGAGTACGAGGCCGAGGCGGACGCCGTCGAGCGCGCGGAGGAGATGGTCGCGGCGGGCGCGGACATCGTCGACGTCGGCGGCGAGTCCACGCGGCCGGGGGCGGAGCCAGTGCCAGTCGAGGAGGAGAAAGCGCGCGTCGTCCCGGTCGTCGAGCGACTTGCGGACCTCGACGTTGCGATCTCCATCGACACCCGCAAGGCCGAGGTGGCGCGGGCGGCGCTGGACGCCGGCGCGGACATCCTCAACGACGTGTCGGGACTGGCCGACCCCGAGATGCGCCTCGTCGCCGCCGAGTACGGCGTCCCGGTCGTCGTGATGCACTCTATCGACACGCCGGTCGACCCCGAGCGGGAGGTCCACTACGACGACGTCGTCGAGGACGTGGTCGAGGCACTCACCGAGCGTGTCCTGCTCGCGGAGAAGGCCGGCCTCGACCGCTCGCAGATAATCGTCGACCCAGGGCTCGGGTTCGGCAAGTCGGCGGCGGAGAGCTTCGAACTGCTGGGTCGGCTGGAGGAGTTCCAGGGCCTGGGCTGTCCGGTCCTGGTCGGTCACTCCCACAAGTCGATGTTCGGCCTGGTCGACCGCGACGCGGGGGAGCGACTGGAGCCGACCGTCGCCGCGACGGCCGTAGCGGCCGAACACGGGGCCGACATCGTCCGCGTCCACGACGTGGCGGCGAACGCCGCAGCCGTCGACGTGGTTCGCGCTGCGGACAACCCCGCGAAATTCGACGCGGAGTGA
- a CDS encoding helix-turn-helix transcriptional regulator: MGEQAKQHSDAMETLQFLAGSQVRVQLLSELQDRQADARTLVERLDVPHSTVQRNLNKLEDRGWVGVTLDRSYYATPVGEMVLDALDGLLGTVQSLDGLADFVDCVPFDLFGFDIEDLSDADVVVADEQTPSAPLNAFVGHLDGASGFTLLAPHWNPAYREIVERQLPDSGRDGPAEAEVITETSQKTLLTNGSVGTLTDLLDEPGLTVRLSESSLPVGVGYVGDSVALAGYREGNLHALAVTDADAVLTWTERYLAAIRENAVTFQPQVV; the protein is encoded by the coding sequence ATGGGAGAGCAAGCAAAGCAGCACAGTGACGCGATGGAGACGCTGCAGTTTCTGGCAGGGTCCCAGGTGCGCGTGCAACTCCTCTCGGAACTGCAGGACAGGCAGGCCGACGCGCGGACGCTCGTCGAGCGGCTCGACGTGCCCCACTCGACGGTCCAGCGGAACCTCAACAAACTCGAAGACAGGGGCTGGGTCGGCGTGACCCTCGACCGGTCGTACTACGCCACCCCGGTCGGCGAGATGGTACTCGATGCCCTCGACGGGTTGCTCGGGACCGTGCAGTCGCTGGACGGGCTGGCCGACTTCGTCGACTGCGTCCCCTTCGACCTGTTCGGGTTCGATATCGAGGACCTGTCGGACGCCGACGTCGTCGTCGCCGACGAGCAGACCCCCTCCGCCCCGCTCAACGCGTTCGTCGGACACCTCGACGGGGCCAGCGGGTTCACGCTGCTGGCACCGCACTGGAACCCGGCCTACCGCGAGATAGTCGAGCGACAGCTCCCGGACTCCGGGAGGGACGGCCCGGCCGAGGCGGAGGTCATCACGGAGACGAGCCAGAAGACGCTGCTGACCAACGGGAGCGTGGGGACGCTGACCGACCTCCTCGACGAACCGGGCCTGACAGTCCGGCTCTCGGAGAGCAGCCTGCCGGTCGGTGTCGGCTACGTCGGGGACAGCGTCGCGCTGGCGGGCTACCGGGAGGGGAACCTCCACGCGCTGGCGGTCACCGACGCCGACGCCGTCCTGACCTGGACTGAGCGGTACCTGGCGGCCATCCGCGAGAACGCCGTGACCTTCCAGCCACAGGTCGTCTGA
- a CDS encoding cupredoxin domain-containing protein, with product MTDDLSFDPERVTVDAGATVEWVNESDVGHTVTASADAIPASADFFASGGFDTERAARNDMQGGLVAAGERYSHTFERSGTYEYYCIPHEGSGMVGSVRVR from the coding sequence ATGACGGACGACCTCTCGTTCGACCCCGAGCGGGTCACGGTCGACGCCGGGGCCACCGTCGAGTGGGTCAACGAGAGCGACGTGGGCCACACCGTGACGGCGTCCGCCGACGCGATTCCGGCGAGTGCCGACTTCTTCGCCAGCGGCGGCTTCGACACCGAGCGGGCGGCGCGAAACGATATGCAGGGCGGGCTGGTCGCGGCCGGCGAACGGTACAGTCACACCTTCGAGCGGTCGGGGACCTACGAGTACTACTGCATCCCCCACGAGGGAAGCGGAATGGTCGGGAGCGTCCGCGTCCGGTAG
- a CDS encoding S9 family peptidase: MYDLERYLTVRSAYGATLGPGGEFAFLLDTTGVPQLWTVDEPGGWPRQRTFYDEPVSFAAYSPERPELVFGMDDGGNERLQLHRLDADGTVTDLTAMPDAKHRWGGWSHDGEQFAFASNRRDEAVFDVYVQDRSATGDDAELILEGDGWLSVGGWSPDDDRLIVTEAYSSFDQDVYVLDIESGDLTHLTPHEGSVRYTSVQWGPSGDLYLVTDERSDTLELVHMDAEAGDIEVVRDGDGWNIDGVAVDEEDGLLAYSRNVEGYTELALGEVTGPGTVEEFAVPELPGDVAGGVSFGPDGERIAFSTSGRDVNTNVYVADVADLRAAADGTAAGEAVQRWTYASTAGIPPETFVEPDLVHYETFDGREIPAFFSVPEAGDENLPVIVDIHGGPESQRRPSFSGLVQYFLSRGYAVFEPNVRGSTGYGKEYTHLDDVENRMDSVRDIEAALDWLANHDAVDPDRIVAKGGSYGGFMVLAALTEYPDRWAAGVDSVGIANFVTFLENTGEWRRKLREAEYGSLEEDREFLESISPINSIEQIQAPLFVIHGENDPRVPVGEAEQIVEQAREQGVPVEKIIFEDEGHGLSKLENRIEAYTQVVDFLDQHV, from the coding sequence GTGTACGACCTCGAACGCTATCTGACGGTCCGGAGCGCCTACGGGGCGACGCTGGGTCCCGGCGGCGAGTTCGCCTTCCTGCTGGACACCACCGGCGTCCCGCAGCTCTGGACGGTCGACGAACCGGGCGGCTGGCCCCGGCAGCGCACCTTCTACGACGAACCGGTTTCGTTCGCCGCCTACTCGCCCGAGCGGCCCGAACTCGTCTTCGGCATGGACGACGGCGGCAACGAGCGGCTGCAACTCCACCGCCTGGACGCCGACGGGACGGTGACCGACCTGACGGCGATGCCCGACGCCAAGCACCGCTGGGGCGGGTGGAGCCACGACGGCGAACAGTTCGCCTTCGCCTCCAACCGCCGCGACGAGGCCGTCTTCGACGTCTACGTTCAGGACCGCTCGGCCACCGGCGACGACGCCGAACTGATCCTCGAAGGGGACGGCTGGCTCTCCGTCGGCGGATGGAGCCCCGACGACGACCGACTCATCGTCACGGAGGCGTACTCCAGTTTCGACCAGGACGTGTACGTGCTGGACATCGAGAGCGGCGACCTGACCCACCTCACGCCCCACGAGGGCAGCGTCCGCTACACCAGCGTCCAGTGGGGCCCGTCGGGCGACCTCTATCTCGTGACCGACGAGCGCTCGGACACGCTCGAACTCGTCCACATGGACGCCGAGGCGGGCGATATCGAGGTCGTCCGCGACGGCGACGGGTGGAACATCGACGGCGTGGCTGTCGACGAGGAGGACGGTCTGCTCGCGTACTCCCGCAACGTCGAGGGGTACACGGAGCTCGCGCTCGGGGAGGTGACCGGTCCCGGGACCGTCGAGGAGTTCGCCGTTCCCGAACTGCCCGGCGACGTCGCGGGCGGCGTCAGTTTCGGTCCCGACGGCGAGCGCATCGCCTTCTCGACCTCCGGCCGGGACGTCAACACGAACGTCTACGTCGCGGACGTGGCGGATTTGCGCGCGGCCGCAGACGGGACAGCCGCGGGCGAGGCCGTCCAGCGGTGGACCTACGCCTCGACGGCCGGCATCCCGCCGGAGACGTTCGTCGAACCCGACCTCGTCCACTACGAGACCTTCGACGGGCGGGAGATTCCCGCCTTCTTCTCGGTGCCGGAGGCCGGCGATGAGAACCTCCCGGTCATCGTGGACATCCACGGCGGCCCGGAGAGCCAGCGCCGCCCCTCCTTCAGCGGCCTCGTCCAGTACTTCCTCTCGCGGGGCTACGCCGTCTTCGAGCCGAACGTCCGCGGGTCGACGGGCTACGGGAAGGAGTACACCCACCTCGACGACGTGGAGAACCGGATGGACTCGGTGAGGGACATCGAGGCGGCGCTGGACTGGCTGGCGAACCACGACGCCGTCGACCCCGACCGCATCGTCGCCAAGGGCGGGTCCTACGGCGGGTTCATGGTCCTGGCCGCGCTGACGGAGTACCCCGACCGCTGGGCCGCTGGCGTCGACAGCGTGGGCATCGCCAACTTCGTGACCTTCCTGGAGAACACCGGCGAGTGGCGCCGCAAGCTCCGGGAGGCGGAGTACGGGTCCCTGGAAGAGGACCGCGAGTTCCTCGAATCCATCAGCCCAATCAACAGTATCGAGCAGATTCAGGCCCCGCTCTTTGTCATTCACGGCGAGAACGACCCGCGCGTCCCGGTCGGCGAGGCCGAGCAGATAGTCGAACAGGCCCGCGAGCAGGGCGTCCCCGTCGAGAAGATTATCTTCGAGGACGAGGGCCACGGCCTCTCGAAACTGGAGAACCGCATCGAGGCCTACACGCAGGTCGTCGACTTCCTCGACCAGCACGTCTGA